The Devosia sp. genome segment TCATCATCGCCGCCTATGCCGGCGTCTTTGCCGGCCTCGGCGGGCTGATTGCCTGGACCGTGCTGGCCAGCCGCCGGGTCAATGCGCGCCTCAGCGAACTCGGGGACAAGCGCAGCTGATGCGATATGCAGTCTTTGCCCTGCCGCTGATCGCGCTGGTGGCGCTGGTGGCCGTCTTTGCCTTTTCCATGGATCGCGACGCGAGCCTGGTGCGCTCGGTGCTGATTGACCGCCCTGCCCCCCAATTCGCCCTGGCGCCGGTCGAGGGCCTCGGCGTACCCGGTTTCGACACGGCAACGCTTGAGGGCACCCCGACCCTGGTCAATGTCTTTGCTTCCTGGTGCATCCCCTGCCGTGACGAGCATCCGCTGCTCGAAAGCCTCAAGGCCGAGACCGGCATCCGCATGTTCGGCATCAATCACTCCGACGCGCCGGAAAACGCCCGCGCCTTCCTCGACGAACTGGGCAATCCCTATGACGCGGTGGGCGCCGATCGTGACCGCCGGGTCTCGATCGACTGGGGCGTCTATGGCGTGCCCGAGACGTTTCTCGTCAATGCCGCGGGCGTGATCGTCTATAAGCATGTCGGCCCGCTCAGCCCCGAGGCCATCGAATCCGAACTCAAGCCGGCGATTTCAGGTCTGGAAGGCTGACTTATTCACACCGCGTTCAGACTTGCTCTGGCAATGTGCGGGCACATCGCGTACCAAGTTGGATGATGTTGGATTTGCTGCGGAAATTTCTGAACGACGAGGCGGGCATCAGCCTTGTCGAATATGGCCTGATCGCGGCGATCATCACCGTGGTGACGACTTTTGCCGTCTCCGCCGCCGGCTATAATATCGTCGACATCCTCAGCTGACCGGGCACGGC includes the following:
- a CDS encoding DsbE family thiol:disulfide interchange protein; translated protein: MRYAVFALPLIALVALVAVFAFSMDRDASLVRSVLIDRPAPQFALAPVEGLGVPGFDTATLEGTPTLVNVFASWCIPCRDEHPLLESLKAETGIRMFGINHSDAPENARAFLDELGNPYDAVGADRDRRVSIDWGVYGVPETFLVNAAGVIVYKHVGPLSPEAIESELKPAISGLEG
- the ccmD gene encoding heme exporter protein CcmD; this translates as MIGLGEHAGFIIAAYAGVFAGLGGLIAWTVLASRRVNARLSELGDKRS
- a CDS encoding Flp family type IVb pilin gives rise to the protein MLRKFLNDEAGISLVEYGLIAAIITVVTTFAVSAAGYNIVDILS